From Oryza brachyantha chromosome 9, ObraRS2, whole genome shotgun sequence, a single genomic window includes:
- the LOC102721509 gene encoding golgin-84, whose translation MSGILAWAVDVVGGAGAANDDEADDARAAASAAMTPEQRLRAAELDARAASLRRSIHDLRLRVPPPHVAQRLPHLHAHSLASSAALALQLNAHSSTKEQAVQREITLQEENAAYEKAISNCRQKIQEKQMEITLLQSNLKEMEISEHDLKAQLDNALNEQYASQNKASTAASENTGNALMEAESLINIKSKDLKEKNEELKLLERNLQALEMEWSLVERESFKNPTPAQREKVLEKQLHSLVEQLTTKQAQAESLITDVHAKEKELERLNNVHRNFQSSTNEVSVARNPFRAGLFSVHEDSDAKAVRRPYQSGLRTEGLKRLMIVRSAFVLYILVLHIVVFIKISVSKQ comes from the exons ATGTCGGGGATCCTTGCGTGGGCGGTCGACGTGGTAGGAGGGGCTGGCGCCGCCAACGACGACGAAGCCGACGACGCTCGTGCCGCGGCATCCGCGGCCATGACCCCGGAGCAGCGGCTCCGTGCCGCTGAGCTTGATGCGAGGGCGGCGTCGCTGCGGCGCTCGATCCACGACCTCCGCCTCCGGGTGCCCCCGCCCCACGTGGCGCAGCGGCTGCCGCATCTCCATGCTCACTCCCTCGCCTCGTCGGCCGCCCTCGCGCTCCAGCTCAACGCCCACTCCTCCACCAAGGAACAG GCGGTGCAGAGAGAGATAACTCTTCAAGAAGAAAATGCAGCCTATGAGAAAGCTATATCAAATTGTCGACAGAAAATTCAGGAAAAACAGATGGAGATCACTCTGCTTCAGAGTAATCTGAAG GAAATGGAAATTTCGGAGCACGATTTGAAGGCACAGCTTGACAATGCTCTGAATGAGCAATATGCTTCTCAAAATAAAGCATCAACAGCTGCTTCTGAGAATACTGGAAATGCTTTGATGGAAGCTGAATCGTTGATTAATATCAAGTCTAAAGATCTGAAAGAGAAGAACGAAGAGCTG AAATTGTTGGAAAGAAATCTGCAAGCACTGGAGATGGAGTGGTCCTTGGTTGAAAGAGAATCATTCAAGAATCCGACTCCTG CCCAGAGGGAAAAGGTCCTGGAGAAACAACTACATAGCCTCGTTGAGCAGCTGACAACTAAGCAA GCTCAAGCAGAAAGTCTAATCACCGATGTTCATGCCAAAGAAAAGGAATTGGAAAGGTTGAATAATGTACATAGAAATTTTCAAAGTAGTACAAATGAAGTTAGTGTGGCACGGAATCCGTTCAGGGCTGGCCTTTTTAGTGTGCATGAAGATTCTGATGCCAAAGCTGTTCGGCGACCCTATCAATCCGGTCTTAGAACAGAAGGGCTGAAAAGGTTAATGATTGTTAGGTCTGCTTTTGTTCTCTATATTTTGGTACTTCATATTGTGGTTTTTATAAAGATCTCAGTTTCAAAGCAGTAA